One Arachis hypogaea cultivar Tifrunner chromosome 2, arahy.Tifrunner.gnm2.J5K5, whole genome shotgun sequence genomic window, agcaaacattacatctataacccacacgagacaatacagagtttaccttgaaaattatatttctttaCGGAGATGAGgaattcatattaattaattatacaaacATTAGATAAATAGTTAAGCGGATGAACTGaaatgggagttctcattccagaagtcaaatcaaatcaaatattacacatctagggcggctccacctctaaggatAGCCCTTTCTCTAGTGTGCCCGTAcggtataacagatccaacgtgtggcctacacgttaggctagcaacgcccctgctagctgaggtctgagccagatgcatctaggttaacgtcataactgccgttaactacggttttctagtcagagtctcccaaaccaatccaaaccaaatcacttATAAAAATCTCTAGTGCTTATAACATACTACTAAATTCCATAGCAAATcaatatatataggattgcatactaaaatttacataaggtcaaataagaaaacatttatactttacaaaatatataaatatcgtctcgtgtgtatttttataaaattgtaagtttcacaaatcaatatttattttcaaaaattcagaaatcacaataataaaatattttcaaactccaaaattaatgattcaacatagatattgataataatatatttaaaaacaattatagatataatatccactcacaacttgattCCAAAGAACCGGAAGCAACTCTGAGCGCGTCAACGAGCTACCAAATGATGTCCAATAATTCTACAACTCTAGAAATATGACAATAATGATATTTGTGAGCTACTACTATTGTCAATTAACATAATCTTACTCACCTTGACAAAAGTCCCAAATTTTCTAATCCTAATAACCCTAATTCGGATTTATACATACCCATAAATATATAGATGACAAAAATTGGGAATATGgctaattattgagtcaaagagTTACCTTGAAGCCTCAATAATAATTGGAACTCAAGGATTGAATGGTTCCTTCACTCATTAAGTTGAAATCACATGATTTGGAGGTTTtgagaaaataagattttgaataaACAGAGGTAGagtagagaagaaaaaaaagcaagatgATAAAGGTGAGTTTGATGATATAGGGTGGTTGATGCaaggagaagagatgaagaattgtAGTTGAGaaaggaagagaagagaggatTTTTTTAGTGTTGTTGTTaggaagaaataaaaagaagaaatgaaagaaagaaggggagtgTCGAAGGAGGGGGGCacggagaagagaaaagaaatgtTTAAGTGGGGGCATGTGCCCCCCACGTGCTCTCCCCCcccccttttcttttatttttttgtcggTTACTACATTCATTCCCATGATGCAATCAAAATGCTGTTTGAAAGAGTGGAAATTTTGTTGCTGGAAAAGTTCAACAGTGTCCAGGATGTTTTTTATGAACTGAATTTGAAAGGATTTCCATCTCTGAAGCATTTATCCATTGCAAGAAATCATAGTATTCAATGTCTCATCAGTCCAAAGAAAAGGGGGTATCCTGAGAGGATTTTTCCTAAACTGGAGTCATTGCATCTCTACAAGCTCAAGAAAATGAATCAAATATGCTGCTGTCAATCACTCTCAAAAGATTCATTTGCTGAGTTGAAAATTATTAAGATCAGGCTCTGTGGtcggatgaaaaatgttttcttattttctatgGTCCAACAACTAGCTGCTCTTGAAACAATTGAAATTTCTGAATGTTACTCTTTGGAGAAGATTGTTGACATGGAAACAAATAATGAAAAAGAGACTCTTCCTAAGTTCTCTAAACTACGTTCTTTGACACTACAATCTTTATCCATGTTTACTGGGTTCGACCCTGTTGCATCAGATGGAGATACCAGATCACTGTTCCATCACAAGGTATGTTCATAACTTCTTTCTAGATTAGATTATCTAGTGCACTTTGACTTGTTTTGTCTCCAAGGGAGGAAAATAATTTAAGAAAATCGAATTCAATTTCTTTAATAGTTAACTTTTTATATTGGTTGACAGATTGAAGTTCCGAAGCTAGAGAGAATGGAGTTGTCTGTGCTCCAAATCAACCACATATGGAGTGACCAAACATGGAATAATAAAAACCAAAGCATTTCTccctttcaaaatttaatacactTGGACGTGAATGACTGTTGGAATTTAGAATGCTTATGGTCATTTTCTATCGCCAGACATTTGGAGAATCTTCAAAGCCTTTCTGTCAGTGAATGTAAGATGAGATACATCTTTCCTCAAGTTCAAGGTGGAGAGACTAAAATGAACAATAAGGTACGTAATTTGCTAACAATATGTTACATTTGTCTTATTAATTAGTTCTTCgtgaaaaattttattaagtgCCAGCTTGCATGCtagtttggattgactttttggaataaaaaaatatttttttaaaatataaaatacttttatttaatttaaaatttattttaggtacgtctttaaaaaaatagtacttttattagaaaaaaaaactaataatatcttatttttaaaaaagtaaaaataaaagatatttttaatatttaaattttttttaaaaaaatcaattaaaatgtaaaattatttttgtcggttaaaaaaatatctcttttaaaatactaaaaaaatatttttttcaaaagtcaaTTCAAACTGACTTTTAGAACAAATTATAGTTTGCTTTTAATCTATTTATTAATTACCATGTAATCTATCGCTCCaaacatgttacttttttattggttgattttttaattttggttattAACTACGCTGCAGATTTGAATAACCAAATTTGATCAAAGCTAATGTTTAATTTTAACTATGCTAGGGTCAGACTATAAGTcacttattctttaaatttgtatctttgtattaaatttgaaaattctaTTTATCACCTTCCTATTTTGCGCTCGCCTCTGCCtgtctcttcctcctctctcGACAGCCCTGCGTTTGCCTCCGCTCTATCTCTTTATCGGCCTTGGTTGATAtttttttgaaagtaaaaaaaattagttgctCTTGTTGTGGGTGAGAGGTGAGTAGTAATGGAAATTAATGTGGGCCGAGTTATATGACCGGATCGATTAGCAGTTATGATAATTATGGTTTGATCATTCCTAGATTTTAGTTGTACGCTCCTCATCCGTTCACACTCCTAATTTCATTCATGAACATTCAAAtattacatattaaaaatatttaataaaaaaattaactaaaatcagttagaaaataattaataaataataaataaaataaattctgactTCGTTTTTTATCTTCCTAAATTACTAATTACTTATTTACATTCATATATCCATATAACACATTAATTTCTAGACCCTTCGGTGAATGACTCATTTAGCTACAGTTTTGATAgaatttttgaaaggaaaaaagaATTTCAAATGAGTTGTTTGCACTTTGAATGTAGTAAATGTATTTAGCAtaattgctaattcaattagcttGCTATTGTGAACCAAAAGCAGAATGCAATTTTTCCAAATTTGAAGACTGTCAAACTGAGTAACATAAAGAGTTTGTGCAAAATATGAAATTctgaaactcatgaaaaatcttTTGGCAAACTACACACTCTGATCATTGAGAAATGTGATGAATTGGTCCATGTGATGATGATAATAGAAAACAAGATGTTATGCATAACATCAAGTTGCAAGATATTCATTTAGAAACACTCCCAAAACTGGAAAATGTATTCAAATGGAAGAAAGAAGTAAAATGGAGTGATCTCAAATTGCAAAAGATATGGGTGTATCATTGTGGAAGGTTGGAAAACATATTTTCAGTTTCTATAGTCAAGACTACTGAAATAAATATGGAAAGTCTTGAAAGCCTTGTGGTTTCAGATTGCTCTCAACTCAGAGAAATAGTGGACAACAAGGGAGAAGATGTTGTCATCGACAAAAGTGGTCCTGTTAAATTCAACTTCCCTATATTGAGGAAAATAGTAGGCAAGAAGGGAGAAGATGATGTTATCGACAAAAGTGGTCCTGTTAAATTCAACTTGCCTAAATTGACTAGTGTCAAGCTTTCGAAACTATCAAAATTCAAGAGTTTTTATTCATCGGGAGCTTATGAATTAAGTTGTCCAGCATTGAATGATCTATCTATTCAACATTGTGACTTGTTGGAACCATTTGAAGAAATCCCATCGCatgcaaaaacaaagagtgttcTTTTTCCAGAAAAGTCTAAAACTGGAGAAGTAAAAGTAAAGGAGGTAATACTACCAAGTCTTTTAACTCTCAATAGATTCTAGCTTGCTAGtagaaaaatggaagaaaatttatgggataagaaaaataaacaaattaattaaaatagaacagtCAATGTGGCAatgttatatataaatatatttccaCATATTTAGATTCTTACTATATATAATTATTGGTTttcattatttatttgatatagGTAATCAATAACAAGTTAAAGTCCATGCACATTGAATCACGACATGTAGTGGGGTCATCAATGGAGTAtgactacagaagggatagcttaGAAGAGCTTCAGTTGTCTCGACTGAACAATTCTGATATTATATATTGTTTCCTTCATTGCAACCCTAACCTCAAGAGCTTATGCTTGAATGATTGTGACTTTGAAGAATTGAAGCCTGATGCAATAAGAAGGCCCGGTATTGGGGTTGTGCCAAAGTTGAAAAGCTTGACATTAACAAACATGTATGATCTTAAGAAGATTTGCTTTGAACAAGATGCAGTTCTTCAAAAGATAGAGTCATTGGTTATAATCGGTTGTTATAATTTGCACACCATAGCACCTTCGTCTGTGTCTCTCGCTCACTTGACAATTCTAGAAGTGGTTGGCTGTCGGTATTTAAAATATGTGATGTCAACATCAACTGCCAAAAGCTTGGGTCAACTCAAAACCATGAAGGTAATCAATTGTGGATATTTAGAGGAAATTGTTTCAGAGAAAACACAAGAAGgacaggaagaaaaagaaaatgtagGCACAGATGTTCCCATCATTTTCAAACAATTGACAACTCTTGAGCTTGTGTCATTGGAGAGCCTTCATAGTTTCTGCAGCTCCATCAATTGTGCCTTTAAATTCCCATCACTGCAGAATTTTATTGTGAGTGCATGCCTCAAAATGGAAGTTTTCTCTGCAAATGAAGTGGACTGTGGGCCAAATTTGCAAAAGATATATTATGTGCATCACAAAGAGAAAAAGAGATGGTGCTGGCTCGAAGACAATATAGGATCTACAATAAGATACATATTTGAAAATAAGgtaaatcttttataaaattttatttttcttttgattagcggttcccttttcattttttcatttaattaataatcaagacataaacaatattttattttattttattctgtaatttattttattttattcgaaCATGAATTTGTTTGAATTATCTGGACAAGACCTTTTTAATTAACACTTTTATTTACGCAGttcattattaaataaaatattccaaTAATGTAACAAGtatacttcaatttttttttttttggttttagtaAAATTTTCCAGTTGCATTTTTTGTTAGTGGTTGGTTGCACTTATATAGTCATGCCTTTTTTGcatgaaataaattataattgtGATAACTAATTTTGCATTATTCACAGAAATTTTTTGAAGGCATGAGAGCTATGGGTTTCCGATTATGATAAAGATCTTGAACCAATCTGGCGAAATAAAGAAGGTCCCCGAAAAGATTGGTTTTCCGGTTTAAAAACTCTGACGCTATATGCCTGGGATGCATCTAATACGCACGCAATTCCGTCAAATGTCCTCTGTTGTTTGAAGAGCTTACAAGAACTTCAAGTGGAGTGGTGCAATACAATAGAAAGCATTTTTGAGATGGATGACACTAAGAGCTGGGAATCATCATTCCAACTGAAGAAGCTAACTTTAAATTATCTTACAAGTCTGAAGAGTGTGTGGCAACATGACAAACGAGAAATCCTTCTAGGCTTTCAAAATCTGCAGCAGGTCACTATCATTAAGTGTGATAAACTGACAAGTGTGTTTCCTACTGTCCTGGCCAGAGATCTTAAAAAGCTCGAGGAACTCGATGTAAGCGATTGTGCTGAGTTGCAAGAAATTGTtggaaaagatcaagagaaagtAGTGGAAGGATCACAAAAGTTTGTGTTTCCGTGTTTAACCACACTGAGGCTATTTGACTTGCCACAACTAAGAGACTTAGACTCTGGAAGATTGAGTCTGGAGTGCCCCGAGTTAAAGCAGCTGGAGCTGTATCCGAAGCAACTACAAAAATATCCAGAGGTAGTAAGCAAGTGCATGGGGTTTATATACATTTTTCTtctcttatatattttatttcttatcagTTGCGTTGCCTTAATTCATTAATAGGACGGTGTTTCCAAGGTGGAGAAGTTGTATTTAAATGAACTTTATTCTTTCTCTTGTTACAATGATGATGGAGAGAACTCTACTTCACCATTTGAGATACTTGCTGACAAGATGCTTCCTAAATTAGAGATCCTTCAAATATATAGGAACAATTGCAAAACCATGAATATTCCCAAAGAAGCGGGTGAGAGGATGCTTCACTTGAAAGAATTGAAGTTGAGGTCACTATCTGAGCTGAACTCCATTAGTGGGCTAGAGTACTTGTTAAAGCTGCGGCTATTGGAGGTTTATGAATGTCATAAATTGATAACAGTATTAGAATTACATTCATACTCCAATCTGAAAGAATTGCATATAAAGGACTGTAATGGATTGGAATGTTTATTGACATCCTCAGCAGTAAAAATGCTAATACACCTTGAGGAGTTGAAAGTTGAATGGTGTAACTCATTGAAAGAAATAGTGCAACAAGAAAGTGGGACGGAAGACATTATTGAATTTAAGCACCTACACAGGATAACTCTTGCTGATTTGGGAAGCCTGGAATGCTTTTATTCAGGGAATGCCACACTGCAGTTCCCCTCTTTGATTCGGCTGGACATACTAGACTGCTCCGACATGAAAATTTTTTCTCATGTGAAACTACCATTATTTCAAGTATTTTACTCCTTTTCTGAAGCTGAAAGATTGTTCCTCCATGATCTAAATGTAGCTATTGTATGCCAGTTTCTACAACAGGTAAAAACTTTTGAATTTATTTCCATCAAAGTTTTGTTTTCTTTCCAAGTCTAGCCAATAACCAttgcttcaacaacaacaacaacaacaataataggaCAAAgatatataactttttaaaaaacatATGCATATGGTTTTCTTTTTTAATCCGTAAGACAATCTTATACGACTATATTGTGATGTTAAACAATCTATGTTTTGCACtaattttccattttcattttgtctatAGAAAATTATTACTTTTCATGATGTTATCTTTCCTAGCTAAATGTTTTGTacacatataatataattaagtaTGACTTGGC contains:
- the LOC140176548 gene encoding uncharacterized protein, which codes for MLFERVEILLLEKFNSVQDVFYELNLKGFPSLKHLSIARNHSIQCLISPKKRGYPERIFPKLESLHLYKLKKMNQICCCQSLSKDSFAELKIIKIRLCGRMKNVFLFSMVQQLAALETIEISECYSLEKIVDMETNNEKETLPKFSKLRSLTLQSLSMFTGFDPVASDGDTRSLFHHKIEVPKLERMELKQDVMHNIKLQDIHLETLPKLENVFKWKKEVKWSDLKLQKIWVYHCGRLENIFSVSIVKTTEINMESLESLVVSDCSQLREIVDNKGEDVVIDKSGPVKFNFPILRKIVGKKGEDDVIDKSGPVKFNLPKLTSVKLSKLSKFKSFYSSGAYELSCPALNDLSIQHCDLLEPFEEIPSHAKTKSVLFPEKSKTGEVKVKEVINNKLKSMHIESRHVVGSSMEYDYRRDSLEELQLSRLNNSDIIYCFLHCNPNLKSLCLNDCDFEELKPDAIRRPGIGVVPKLKSLTLTNMYDLKKICFEQDAVLQKIESLVIIGCYNLHTIAPSSVSLAHLTILEVVGCRYLKYVMSTSTAKSLGQLKTMKVINCGYLEEIVSEKTQEGQEEKENVGTDVPIIFKQLTTLELVSLESLHSFCSSINCAFKFPSLQNFIVSACLKMEVFSANEVDCGPNLQKIYYVHHKEKKRWCWLEDNIGSTIRYIFENKSLQELQVEWCNTIESIFEMDDTKSWESSFQLKKLTLNYLTSLKSVWQHDKREILLGFQNLQQVTIIKCDKLTSVFPTVLARDLKKLEELDVSDCAELQEIVGKDQEKVVEGSQKFVFPCLTTLRLFDLPQLRDLDSGRLSLECPELKQLELYPKQLQKYPEDGVSKVEKLYLNELYSFSCYNDDGENSTSPFEILADKMLPKLEILQIYRNNCKTMNIPKEAGERMLHLKELKLRSLSELNSISGLEYLLKLRLLEVYECHKLITVLELHSYSNLKELHIKDCNGLECLLTSSAVKMLIHLEELKVEWCNSLKEIVQQESGTEDIIEFKHLHRITLADLGSLECFYSGNATLQFPSLIRLDILDCSDMKIFSHVKLPLFQVFYSFSEAERLFLHDLNVAIVCQFLQQKDVVFGHHPALKDIWLDKVHIPAEAFSAGFNWESLVVEGCDELFTTAILPSHLLPFLSQLQELEVRGCNSSVETIFEVKDTIIDIPLKKLTLEHLPTLSHIWNKDPKGSSLSFLCLEEVVVNGCKSLTSLLPASLPMSNMKKIDVKNCEELVEIVTKDEADNKETNKELAMFPKLTSLTLHNLPNLTYIYAGMEILNLPELRELDISHCKFATDSTAKVVTPHLDLDRLSIDMEGVMMLYLDPENIKYLRLQGFNDIHDSDAASAFNFFPKKVPLPNIQMLVVVDSVFKNIFPSKKPEIIHSQLLVRELELRNLHKLESIGLQHTWVASSNLTSLKVEGCASLKYLFTSSTAKCLVQLKELCISNCEALESLMVDYQPHDDDHDVIKFEKLEKLSLNQIPKLESFYKGNSTLNFPSLKEVEVTECNRLEYLFTFSTAKNLQHLFKMEISKCESLETVVLATQKGDKSQADLTFSDLAYLTLSELPKLESLFTENSSTLNFPSLKDVEVTKCNRLEYMFTFSTAKSLHKLGNMQISKCESLKTVVLAEADEPRELTFSDLWNLSLSESPKLGSFFTGKSTLKFQAYLYIEITQCKIMKTFSHGDVEAPELEMVEIDGVSCSIDNLNAAVSQQFEKRSSQH